Proteins from one Betaproteobacteria bacterium genomic window:
- the fusA gene encoding elongation factor G — translation MARKTPIERYRNIGIVAHIDAGKTTTTERILFYTGVSHKLGEVHDGTAVMDWMEQEQERGITITSAATTCFWKGMDGSFPEHRINIIDTPGHVDFTIEVERSLRVLDGCCTVFCAVGGVQPQTETVWRQASKYGVPRLAFVNKMDRQGADFMRVLEQMKGRLKANPVPIQLPIGAEEKFEGVVDLVRMKAIYWEEGSQGIRFELRDIPAEMLADCKAWREKLVESAAESSEELMNKYLEEGDLGVEEIKRGLRSRTIANEIVPMLCGSAFKNKGVQAMLDAVIDFLPAPIDIPPIRGTTENDEPTERKSSDEEPFAALAFKIMTDPFVGQLTFFRVYSGIVSSGDMIYNPVKRRKERVGRILQMHANQREEIKEVRAGDIAAGVGLKDLTTGDTLCAIDKIVTLERMDFPDPVIHVAVEPKTKADQEKMGVALNRLAQEDPSFRVRTDEESGQTIISGMGELHLEIIVDRMKREFGVEANVGAPQVAYRETIRKPVEKVEGKFVKQTGGRGQYGHVWLRMDPQEPGTGYEFVDMIKGGSVPREYIPAVQKGVTDSLSNGVLAGYPVVDVKVTLFDGSYHEVDSNENAFKMAGSIAFKEGMRRATPVLLEPMMAVEVETPPDFVGNVIGDLSSRRGMIQGQEEVVGTMVIKAEVPLAEMFGYSTALRSATQGRATYSMEFKHYAEAPKNVAEAIINKK, via the coding sequence GTGGCCCGCAAGACTCCCATCGAGCGCTACCGCAACATCGGCATCGTCGCCCATATCGACGCGGGCAAGACGACGACGACCGAGCGCATTCTTTTCTACACGGGGGTGTCGCACAAGCTCGGCGAGGTGCACGACGGCACGGCCGTGATGGACTGGATGGAGCAGGAACAGGAGCGCGGCATCACCATCACCTCGGCCGCCACCACCTGCTTCTGGAAGGGCATGGACGGCTCGTTCCCGGAGCACCGGATCAACATCATCGACACGCCGGGACACGTCGACTTCACCATCGAGGTGGAGCGGAGCCTGCGCGTGCTCGACGGCTGCTGCACGGTATTCTGTGCGGTGGGCGGCGTTCAGCCGCAGACCGAGACGGTGTGGCGCCAGGCCAGCAAGTACGGCGTTCCGCGACTCGCGTTCGTCAACAAGATGGACCGCCAAGGCGCGGACTTCATGCGCGTCCTCGAGCAGATGAAGGGACGTTTGAAGGCGAACCCGGTTCCCATCCAGTTGCCGATCGGCGCGGAGGAAAAGTTCGAAGGCGTGGTCGACCTGGTGCGGATGAAGGCCATCTACTGGGAAGAGGGCTCGCAAGGCATACGCTTCGAGCTGCGCGACATCCCGGCCGAAATGCTGGCCGATTGCAAGGCCTGGCGCGAGAAGCTGGTCGAATCGGCGGCCGAGTCGTCCGAAGAGCTGATGAACAAGTACCTGGAGGAGGGCGACCTCGGGGTCGAGGAGATCAAGCGCGGCCTGCGCAGCCGCACCATCGCCAACGAGATCGTGCCGATGCTGTGCGGCTCGGCGTTCAAGAACAAGGGCGTGCAGGCGATGCTCGATGCGGTCATCGATTTCCTGCCGGCGCCGATCGACATTCCGCCGATCAGGGGCACGACCGAGAACGACGAGCCGACCGAGCGCAAGTCTTCCGACGAAGAGCCGTTTGCCGCGCTGGCGTTCAAGATCATGACCGACCCGTTCGTGGGCCAGCTCACGTTCTTTCGCGTCTATTCGGGCATCGTGTCCTCGGGCGACATGATCTACAACCCGGTCAAGCGGCGCAAGGAGCGCGTCGGCCGCATCCTGCAGATGCACGCCAACCAGCGCGAAGAGATCAAGGAAGTGCGCGCCGGCGATATCGCAGCGGGCGTGGGCTTGAAGGACCTCACGACCGGCGACACGCTGTGCGCGATCGACAAGATCGTGACGCTGGAGCGGATGGACTTTCCCGATCCCGTCATCCACGTCGCGGTCGAACCGAAGACCAAGGCGGACCAGGAAAAGATGGGGGTCGCGCTCAATCGGCTGGCGCAGGAGGATCCTTCGTTCCGCGTGCGCACCGACGAGGAATCGGGGCAGACTATCATCTCGGGCATGGGCGAGCTGCACCTCGAGATCATCGTCGATCGCATGAAGCGCGAGTTCGGCGTGGAGGCGAACGTCGGCGCGCCGCAGGTTGCGTACCGCGAGACCATCCGCAAGCCGGTTGAAAAGGTCGAGGGCAAGTTCGTCAAGCAGACCGGCGGCCGTGGCCAGTACGGCCATGTGTGGCTGCGGATGGATCCGCAGGAGCCGGGCACCGGCTACGAGTTCGTCGACATGATCAAGGGCGGCTCGGTGCCGCGCGAATACATCCCGGCGGTGCAGAAGGGCGTTACCGATTCGCTCTCCAACGGCGTGCTCGCGGGCTACCCGGTGGTGGACGTGAAGGTCACGCTGTTCGACGGCTCGTACCACGAGGTCGACTCGAACGAGAACGCGTTCAAGATGGCCGGCTCGATCGCCTTCAAAGAAGGCATGCGGCGCGCCACCCCGGTTCTGCTCGAGCCGATGATGGCGGTCGAGGTCGAGACGCCGCCCGATTTCGTCGGCAATGTGATCGGCGACCTGTCGTCGCGCCGCGGCATGATCCAGGGCCAGGAAGAAGTGGTCGGGACCATGGTGATCAAGGCCGAGGTGCCGCTCGCGGAGATGTTCGGCTACTCGACCGCGCTGCGTTCGGCGACCCAGGGCCGGGCCACGTACTCGATGGAATTCAAACACTATGCCGAGGCGCCGAAGAACGTCGCCGAGGCGATCATCAACAAGAAGTAG